A genomic segment from Salvia splendens isolate huo1 chromosome 13, SspV2, whole genome shotgun sequence encodes:
- the LOC121762268 gene encoding serine/arginine-rich splicing factor RS40-like isoform X1 has protein sequence MDGSLCFNFLACAQDTCLSVRKNRYFCHALPFHTTCRSFTFLFLTTLPSHRFPTCFDIDSCSIRIQWQVLCSLHAKVFFPFLSNVSILFAGVLDVVIVYLASLCYIVQGFCFVYMEDERDAEDAIRRLDRIEFGRKGRRIRVEWTKQERGSRRPDSTRKSSSSARPSKTLFVINFDPINTRTRDIEKYFEHYGKISNVRIRRNFAFVQYELQEDATRALEETHLSKFMDRVISVEYAIRDDDDKRNGHSPDGRGRDTSPDRRNYDRRRSPSPYQRDRGSPDYGHGSVPNSRSERRGSPQYGRAESPANDRYNSRSPPPPRERSRSRSRS, from the exons CATTCCACACTACCTGTAGATCATTCACTTTTCTATTCCTCACCACTTTGCCCAGTCACCGATTTCCAACATGTTTCGACATAGATTCATGTTCAATTCGGATCCAGTGGCAGGTGTTATGTTCTCTTCATGCAAAAGTTTTTTTCCCTTTCCTCTCCAATGTCTCCATCTTATTTGCAGGGGTTTTGGATGTTGTAATTGTTTACCTAGCATCATTATGTTACATTGTGCAAG GCTTCTGCTTTGTCTATATGGAAGATGAGCGGGATGCAGAGGATGCGATCCGGAGGCTTGACAGGATAGAGTTTGGCAGAAAAGGGCGCAGAATTCGTGTTGAGTGGACCAAG CAAGAGCGTGGTAGCAGAAGGCCTGATAGCACCAGAAAATCTTCTTCCAGTGCACGACCTTCTAAAACGTTATTTGTCATTAACTTTGATCCTATCAATACTAGGACCAGGGACATTGAAAAGTATTTTGAGCATTATGGGAAGATATCCAATGTCAGGATCAGAAGGAACTTTGCCTTTGTGCAGTATGAGTTGCAGGAAGATGCAACCCGAGCATTAGAGGAAACTCACTTAAG CAAGTTCATGGATCGAGTTATATCAGTTGAATATGCAATCCGGGACGATGATGACAAAAGAAATGGGCACAGCCCTGATGGAAGAGGACGTGACACGTCTCCTGATAGAAGAAACTATGATCGCAGACGTTCCCCAAGTCCCTATCAAAGAGATAGGGGTAGCCCTGACTATGGACATGGATCTGTACCAAATTCTAGATCAGAACGAAGGGGCAGTCCTCAATATGGAAGAGCAGAAAGCCCTGCCAATGATAGATACAACAG TCGTTCACCCCCGCCTCCACGGGAGAGGTCTCGATCACGATCCCGGTCTTGA
- the LOC121762268 gene encoding serine/arginine-rich splicing factor RS40-like isoform X2 — MFRHRFMFNSDPVAGFCFVYMEDERDAEDAIRRLDRIEFGRKGRRIRVEWTKQERGSRRPDSTRKSSSSARPSKTLFVINFDPINTRTRDIEKYFEHYGKISNVRIRRNFAFVQYELQEDATRALEETHLSKFMDRVISVEYAIRDDDDKRNGHSPDGRGRDTSPDRRNYDRRRSPSPYQRDRGSPDYGHGSVPNSRSERRGSPQYGRAESPANDRYNSRSPPPPRERSRSRSRS; from the exons ATGTTTCGACATAGATTCATGTTCAATTCGGATCCAGTGGCAG GCTTCTGCTTTGTCTATATGGAAGATGAGCGGGATGCAGAGGATGCGATCCGGAGGCTTGACAGGATAGAGTTTGGCAGAAAAGGGCGCAGAATTCGTGTTGAGTGGACCAAG CAAGAGCGTGGTAGCAGAAGGCCTGATAGCACCAGAAAATCTTCTTCCAGTGCACGACCTTCTAAAACGTTATTTGTCATTAACTTTGATCCTATCAATACTAGGACCAGGGACATTGAAAAGTATTTTGAGCATTATGGGAAGATATCCAATGTCAGGATCAGAAGGAACTTTGCCTTTGTGCAGTATGAGTTGCAGGAAGATGCAACCCGAGCATTAGAGGAAACTCACTTAAG CAAGTTCATGGATCGAGTTATATCAGTTGAATATGCAATCCGGGACGATGATGACAAAAGAAATGGGCACAGCCCTGATGGAAGAGGACGTGACACGTCTCCTGATAGAAGAAACTATGATCGCAGACGTTCCCCAAGTCCCTATCAAAGAGATAGGGGTAGCCCTGACTATGGACATGGATCTGTACCAAATTCTAGATCAGAACGAAGGGGCAGTCCTCAATATGGAAGAGCAGAAAGCCCTGCCAATGATAGATACAACAG TCGTTCACCCCCGCCTCCACGGGAGAGGTCTCGATCACGATCCCGGTCTTGA